The proteins below are encoded in one region of Bombus vancouverensis nearcticus chromosome 8, iyBomVanc1_principal, whole genome shotgun sequence:
- the POLDIP2 gene encoding DNA polymerase delta interacting protein 2 codes for MELARNLVTCKLKCYLLKAPKKYCLHHVRHIRLAEVGKLETPKLQGKYETGQLILHRVFGYRGVILFPWTARVYDRDIPNKREGNTNDHYNSVGKEVKGRTHTFYQVLIDQRDYPFIRAQTEAVTFLSNHESSHSLYTVPGLDYVAHEDVLPYTTNEKTALQHELFDKFLAYNPNQDPCFVAQETLRAWQKKNHPWLELSDVHKETTENVRVTVIPFYMGYRGNQATAAHWWRYCIRLENLGDMSVQLRERHWRIFSLSGTLETVRGRGVVGQEPVLSKILPAFQYSSHVSLQAASGHMWGTFRMEREDGYAFDCRIPPFSLESKIEKPPTNMNINS; via the exons ATGGAACTTGCTCGAAATCTTGTTACTTGCAAATTAAAATGCTATCTTCTCAAAGCGCCGAAAAAATATTGTTTGCATCATGTAAGACACATCAG ATTGGCAGAAGTGGGAAAATTAGAAACACCAAAATTACAAGGAAAGTATGAAACTGGTCAATTAATTCTGCATAGAGTATTTGGTTACCGAGGTGTAATATTATTTCCTTGGACAGCAAGAGTTTATGACAGAGATATTCCAAATAAAAGAGAAGG AAATAcaaatgatcactataatagtGTGGGAAAAGAAGTAAAAGGTAGAACTCATACCTTTTATCAGGTACTAATTGACCAAAGAGATTATCCTTTTATA CGTGCTCAGACAGAAGCTGTAACATTTTTGAGTAATCATGAAAGTAGTCATAGCTTATATACAGTCCCAGGATTGGATTATGTTGCTCATGAAGATGTTTTGCCTTATACTACAAATGAGAAAACTGCATTGCAACATGAACTATTTGACAAGTTCCTAGCATATAATCCAAATCAGGATCCATGTTTTGTTGCACAAGAAACCCTAAGAGCATGGCAGAAAAAGAATCATCCATGGTTGGAGTTATCAGATGTACATAAAGAAACTACTGAAAATGTTCGTGTTACTGTAATTCCGTTTTATATGGGTTATAGAGGAAATCAAGCTACAGCTGCACACTGG tgGCGCTACTGCATTCGATTGGAAAATTTGGGCGATATGAGTGTGCAATTACGTGAAAGACACTGGAGAATATTTAGTCTTTCTGGCACATTGGAAACTGTACGAGGACGAGGTGTTGTTGGTCAGGAACCTGTCTTATCAAAAATTTTACCTGCTTTTCAATATAGTAGTCATGTGAGTTTGCAAGCTGCAAGTGGTCATATGTg gGGTACATTCAGAATGGAAAGGGAAGATGGATATGCATTTGATTGTAGGATTCCACCATTTTCTTTGGAATCTAAAATAGAGAAACCACCTACAAATATGAATATCAATTCTTAA